A single genomic interval of uncultured Pseudodesulfovibrio sp. harbors:
- a CDS encoding sigma-70 family RNA polymerase sigma factor — MDEKRETEIIREVLAGNPGAFEDLVRRYQGPVYSLMLRSLGNADDAADLAQEAFARAYARLETFKFGKRFFPWLYSISINVLRDRVRAMGRDFHVYMETDALPVQVENAVDEREAVETILDGEKAFEAVLRLAPKYREALILRYRYDFTMREIARTLGVSVSGAKMRVGRGLDMVREEFGRNE; from the coding sequence ATGGACGAGAAACGCGAAACAGAAATAATTCGTGAAGTGCTTGCGGGTAATCCGGGCGCTTTCGAAGACTTGGTGCGCCGGTATCAGGGGCCGGTCTATAGTCTTATGCTGCGTAGTCTCGGCAATGCCGACGACGCCGCTGATCTTGCACAGGAAGCGTTTGCCAGAGCGTACGCACGACTGGAAACATTCAAGTTCGGGAAACGGTTTTTCCCTTGGTTGTATTCCATTTCCATTAACGTCCTGCGGGACAGGGTGCGTGCCATGGGGCGGGATTTCCATGTCTACATGGAGACAGACGCCCTGCCTGTGCAGGTTGAAAACGCCGTTGATGAACGGGAGGCCGTGGAGACGATCCTTGATGGTGAAAAGGCCTTTGAAGCCGTGCTACGTCTGGCTCCGAAATATCGTGAGGCGCTGATTCTGCGGTATCGATATGATTTCACCATGCGTGAAATAGCCCGGACATTGGGAGTGTCGGTGAGCGGAGCGAAAATGCGTGTGGGCAGGGGGCTTGATATGGTCCGGGAAGAGTTCGGGAGGAACGAATAA
- a CDS encoding helix-turn-helix transcriptional regulator, protein MSKKVGGSKPQRYVQPSLLLALSHKPSYGYQLIQTIGEYGFLRSDAPPGMIYRHLRQMDEEGLVQSSWDAEGDGPAKRVYSITPEGMEVLEAWVLHMERQRDALDAFIRRYKEQ, encoded by the coding sequence ATGTCGAAAAAGGTAGGCGGCAGCAAGCCGCAAAGATACGTGCAGCCTTCGTTGCTGCTGGCCCTGTCCCATAAACCGTCATACGGTTATCAGCTCATTCAGACGATTGGAGAATACGGCTTTCTGCGAAGCGATGCGCCTCCGGGCATGATCTACCGGCATCTGCGGCAGATGGACGAGGAGGGACTGGTTCAGTCGAGTTGGGACGCAGAAGGAGACGGCCCTGCCAAGCGGGTCTATTCGATCACGCCCGAGGGGATGGAAGTCCTTGAGGCGTGGGTGCTGCACATGGAGCGTCAGCGGGATGCGCTGGATGCGTTTATCAGGCGGTACAAGGAGCAGTAG
- a CDS encoding MFS transporter has translation MRRLYLDKNLQFVFGITLMAILGVSSIIPALPDIIEGLSISPVEIGLVISVFTLPGVLFSPLVGILADRVGRKVILVPALFMFGIFGFACFFAQTLEQLLVLRFLQGTGAAPLGVLYGTIIGDLYAGKERGQAMGYNASVLSMGTAVFPAIGGVMAMLGWHWPFVLPLLAIPLGLAISTRMDTPEPRTTGSLKEYFTDAFAMMKTRQVLALFGTTLLTFIVLYGPIVTYLPILLDTRYNASPVSIGMVFLIASGFTGIASFQLGRLAERFGQRSLLMAAAVFYGLSMLLMPHAPGLWHVIPPVICFGLAQGLNIPTIMTMLTTIAPMEQRGAFMAANGLLLRLAQTIAPLLMGGLYALFGMHGVFIGGFLCAVGILLLAVFHIQNSN, from the coding sequence GTGCGCCGTCTCTATCTTGACAAGAATCTACAGTTCGTCTTTGGCATCACGCTGATGGCGATCCTCGGTGTTTCAAGCATCATCCCGGCCTTGCCGGACATTATCGAAGGATTATCGATCAGCCCGGTCGAGATCGGACTCGTCATCTCTGTCTTTACCCTGCCCGGTGTGCTTTTTTCGCCGCTGGTCGGCATCCTTGCCGACCGTGTCGGGCGCAAGGTGATCCTTGTTCCGGCGTTGTTCATGTTCGGCATCTTCGGATTTGCCTGTTTCTTTGCCCAGACTCTGGAGCAGTTGCTTGTGTTGCGTTTCCTGCAAGGAACCGGTGCCGCGCCGCTGGGCGTGCTCTACGGAACCATTATCGGTGACTTGTATGCGGGAAAGGAACGTGGACAGGCAATGGGATACAATGCCAGCGTTCTTTCCATGGGAACGGCTGTTTTTCCTGCCATCGGCGGTGTGATGGCCATGCTTGGCTGGCACTGGCCCTTTGTCCTGCCGCTGCTTGCCATTCCTCTCGGGCTGGCCATCTCGACCAGAATGGATACCCCGGAACCCCGCACCACCGGCAGCCTCAAAGAGTATTTCACTGACGCCTTCGCAATGATGAAGACCCGGCAGGTGCTTGCGCTCTTCGGAACCACGCTCCTTACCTTCATCGTCCTGTATGGTCCCATTGTCACGTACCTGCCCATTCTGCTTGATACCCGCTATAACGCCTCGCCCGTATCCATCGGGATGGTCTTTCTCATTGCATCCGGCTTTACGGGGATTGCCTCGTTTCAGCTAGGGCGTCTTGCCGAGCGTTTCGGTCAGCGGTCACTGCTCATGGCTGCTGCGGTCTTTTATGGGCTGTCCATGCTGCTCATGCCGCATGCCCCGGGCCTCTGGCATGTCATTCCGCCGGTCATCTGTTTCGGCCTCGCACAGGGACTCAACATTCCCACCATCATGACCATGCTCACCACCATCGCGCCCATGGAACAGCGTGGTGCGTTCATGGCTGCCAACGGGCTTTTGCTGCGGCTGGCCCAGACCATCGCTCCGCTCCTCATGGGCGGGTTGTATGCGCTTTTCGGCATGCACGGTGTGTTCATCGGCGGTTTTCTCTGCGCGGTAGGCATTCTTCTTCTTGCTGTTTTTCATATTCAGAACAGCAACTGA
- the proB gene encoding glutamate 5-kinase yields the protein MTNSDVNRKTWLKKIRRVVVKVGSAVLTTADGLNDAAVDRLATQLSALQDRGIEVALVSSGAVAAGRQRICERTKKCRREYKDMASRQAASAIGQGRLMHDYDEAFAKHGKATAQVLLTRSGLKLRSRFLNARNTMERLLEWGVIPIINENDTVSTRELEFGDNDTLGAMCLGLIGADLFVNLTSADGVFDKNPDDNPDAKAIPVIENIAAMDIETMCEGKTLVGSGGMYSKLRAARRAAQLGVPTLIVSGKGEFDLLSAIDGEDRGTFVLPEKRTVSSKKFWMAYHDDPSGTIVVDKGAANALLTKGTSLLPIGISRVDGCFERGALVFIKTLEGDELGVGMTNFSSTELGLIKGRRTSELADILGPVTWDEAVHRDNMLLDAAI from the coding sequence ATGACGAATTCCGATGTGAACAGAAAGACATGGTTGAAGAAAATTCGGCGCGTTGTGGTCAAGGTGGGCAGCGCTGTGCTGACCACTGCCGACGGGCTGAATGATGCGGCTGTCGACCGGTTGGCAACGCAGCTTTCCGCATTGCAGGACCGCGGGATTGAAGTCGCTCTGGTTTCTTCCGGTGCCGTGGCTGCCGGACGGCAGCGTATCTGCGAGCGGACGAAAAAGTGCCGCAGGGAATACAAGGACATGGCGTCCCGGCAGGCGGCTTCGGCCATCGGGCAGGGGCGGCTCATGCACGACTATGACGAGGCATTTGCCAAGCATGGCAAGGCCACGGCGCAGGTGCTGCTGACCCGAAGCGGACTCAAGCTTCGCAGCCGTTTCCTCAACGCACGCAACACCATGGAGCGTCTGCTCGAATGGGGCGTGATTCCGATCATCAATGAAAATGACACCGTGTCCACCCGTGAGCTGGAGTTCGGCGACAACGATACGCTTGGGGCCATGTGCCTCGGCTTGATCGGGGCCGACCTGTTCGTGAACTTGACGAGCGCGGACGGCGTGTTTGACAAGAATCCAGATGACAACCCGGACGCCAAGGCGATTCCGGTCATCGAGAATATCGCGGCCATGGACATTGAAACCATGTGCGAAGGCAAAACGTTGGTCGGCAGCGGCGGGATGTATTCGAAGCTGCGTGCGGCCCGACGTGCCGCACAGCTCGGCGTGCCGACGCTGATCGTCTCGGGCAAGGGGGAGTTCGATCTCCTTTCCGCCATTGACGGCGAGGACCGTGGTACGTTCGTGCTGCCTGAAAAGCGTACTGTTTCGAGCAAGAAGTTCTGGATGGCCTACCATGACGATCCGTCCGGGACCATCGTGGTGGACAAGGGGGCGGCCAATGCGCTCCTCACCAAGGGCACGTCGCTCCTGCCCATCGGAATCAGCCGTGTGGATGGCTGTTTCGAACGCGGCGCACTGGTGTTCATCAAGACTCTTGAGGGTGATGAACTCGGTGTGGGCATGACCAATTTCTCTTCTACTGAACTCGGTCTCATCAAGGGCAGACGAACCAGTGAACTGGCTGACATTCTCGGGCCGGTGACGTGGGACGAAGCCGTGCATCGCGACAATATGCTACTTGACGCGGCTATCTAA
- a CDS encoding tetratricopeptide repeat protein → MKKVIGAFVVMIVMMSGCAKIVGPYYLEQGKYEEGVETLTHEYRENPNDASTAYYLGRLYLALNKPEQAMPYLEKAVAADPADADYLFWQGVGYWALMDFDREREMYIKVLRIEPKHISANLYLGHNYLDRGEVKNALGYYDKVIVLDEFNPEALYNRGTALHDLGMKKEAVEAWKKFLEYYPDGSLALQATERLNIQGDFTYRNFIIGKRNVTLRTMVFKPGTFDLTPESKDSLHVLAAMMEENKILDLHVVGYSGNGKKRAKRMVQSVRDYMLSGHPDFDRNRLLLSWFGTPEVVGEGTKSFTLDDSVKFITVVR, encoded by the coding sequence GTGAAAAAAGTTATCGGTGCCTTTGTCGTCATGATCGTCATGATGAGCGGGTGTGCGAAAATAGTCGGGCCCTATTATCTTGAACAGGGGAAATATGAGGAAGGGGTTGAAACCCTGACGCATGAGTACCGTGAGAACCCGAATGACGCGTCCACGGCGTACTATCTCGGACGACTGTACCTTGCCCTGAACAAACCCGAACAGGCCATGCCGTACCTCGAAAAAGCCGTTGCCGCTGATCCGGCAGACGCGGACTACCTCTTCTGGCAGGGAGTCGGTTACTGGGCTTTGATGGATTTTGACCGGGAACGTGAAATGTACATCAAGGTTCTACGTATCGAACCGAAACACATTTCCGCGAATCTGTATCTTGGTCACAACTATCTTGATCGCGGTGAAGTGAAAAATGCACTTGGGTATTATGACAAGGTTATCGTTCTTGATGAGTTCAATCCGGAGGCTTTGTACAACAGGGGCACTGCCTTGCATGATCTGGGAATGAAGAAAGAGGCTGTTGAGGCCTGGAAGAAATTTTTGGAATATTACCCTGATGGAAGTCTGGCGCTCCAGGCCACAGAGCGGCTGAATATTCAGGGTGATTTTACCTATCGGAATTTTATCATCGGCAAACGGAACGTCACGCTGCGGACCATGGTTTTCAAGCCCGGTACGTTTGACCTGACTCCCGAAAGCAAGGATTCGCTGCATGTCCTTGCCGCCATGATGGAAGAGAACAAGATTCTTGATCTGCATGTTGTCGGGTATTCCGGCAACGGGAAAAAACGCGCCAAAAGAATGGTGCAGAGTGTCCGTGATTACATGTTGAGCGGGCATCCCGACTTTGACAGAAACAGGCTGCTTCTGAGTTGGTTTGGCACTCCCGAAGTCGTCGGTGAAGGCACAAAGTCCTTTACCCTTGATGATTCGGTGAAATTCATAACAGTTGTACGCTAA
- the rplU gene encoding 50S ribosomal protein L21 — protein sequence MFAIIETGGKQYRVEEGLELNVDLLKAEAGDNLSIDSVLLVEKDGDTKIGEPFVQGAKVECEVMGHIRGKKVVVFHKLPKKDARKTQGHRQDYTQLKVKSIKA from the coding sequence ATGTTTGCTATCATAGAGACCGGCGGAAAACAGTACCGCGTTGAAGAAGGTCTTGAACTTAATGTAGATCTGCTCAAAGCCGAAGCCGGTGACAACCTGAGCATTGATTCCGTTCTCCTGGTGGAGAAAGACGGCGACACCAAGATCGGCGAGCCCTTTGTTCAGGGTGCCAAGGTCGAGTGTGAAGTCATGGGTCACATCCGCGGCAAGAAAGTCGTGGTTTTCCACAAGCTGCCCAAGAAAGACGCTCGCAAGACGCAGGGTCACCGCCAGGATTATACTCAACTGAAAGTCAAATCCATCAAGGCCTAA
- a CDS encoding nitroreductase yields the protein MTHSDNPVIAALRERRSIRKYTDKPVSREDLTTILEAGRWAPSGLNNQPWRFMVIAKGDPRHEKLAECTKYAHIVRNSAACIAVVLEKEAMYSEMKDHQGAGACIQNMLLAIHALGLGGVWLGQIVNDQAASLGAIGLDEKEYELQAVIALGHPAQDGSPKRKELSELMLETF from the coding sequence ATGACTCACAGCGACAACCCCGTTATTGCCGCTCTGCGTGAGCGCCGCAGCATCCGTAAATATACCGACAAACCTGTTTCCCGCGAGGATCTGACAACGATTCTCGAAGCCGGAAGATGGGCGCCAAGCGGATTGAACAACCAGCCATGGCGTTTCATGGTCATCGCAAAAGGCGACCCCCGACACGAGAAGCTGGCCGAATGCACCAAGTACGCGCACATCGTGCGAAACAGTGCGGCCTGCATCGCCGTGGTCCTTGAAAAAGAGGCCATGTACAGCGAAATGAAAGACCATCAGGGAGCCGGAGCCTGCATTCAGAACATGCTGCTCGCCATCCACGCCCTCGGCCTCGGCGGCGTCTGGCTCGGTCAGATCGTCAATGATCAAGCCGCCTCGCTCGGCGCTATCGGCCTTGATGAAAAAGAATATGAACTGCAAGCCGTCATCGCACTGGGACACCCGGCACAGGACGGCAGCCCCAAACGAAAAGAACTTTCCGAACTCATGCTGGAGACCTTTTAA
- a CDS encoding flavodoxin family protein, producing the protein MDAVIYAGSHRRGGNSDRAAELLAEGVRSAGGQADILFIRDYEIRHCKACGFCDTATDCQGQKRCALGQKDQAWELFEPLFTARAVFFTSPIYFYHLPSMFKTWVDRSQFLWTARRTNEPWTDLPERTAHTVLVAGRPRGEKLFEGARTSLKYFAANFNLKLAEPLVFRGVDTPGDLDAHADFTTRITVLGRQAWSEVAQR; encoded by the coding sequence ATGGACGCCGTTATCTATGCAGGAAGCCACCGCAGGGGCGGCAATTCGGACCGGGCAGCCGAATTGCTGGCCGAGGGAGTGCGCTCGGCTGGCGGACAGGCGGATATCCTTTTCATACGGGACTATGAAATCCGTCACTGCAAGGCCTGCGGATTCTGTGACACCGCCACGGACTGCCAAGGGCAGAAACGGTGTGCTCTCGGGCAGAAGGATCAGGCGTGGGAACTCTTTGAACCGCTGTTCACTGCGCGGGCCGTGTTCTTCACCTCCCCCATCTATTTCTACCACCTGCCATCCATGTTCAAAACATGGGTGGACCGTTCCCAGTTCCTCTGGACCGCACGCCGGACCAACGAACCATGGACCGACCTGCCGGAACGCACGGCACACACCGTCCTCGTGGCGGGCCGCCCCAGAGGTGAAAAGCTCTTTGAGGGAGCAAGGACTTCGCTCAAGTATTTTGCCGCGAATTTCAATCTGAAACTGGCTGAACCGCTCGTTTTCCGTGGAGTGGACACACCCGGCGATCTGGACGCCCATGCCGATTTCACCACCCGCATCACAGTTCTCGGCAGACAGGCATGGAGCGAGGTCGCCCAACGCTGA
- the obgE gene encoding GTPase ObgE gives MRFVDEATILVRSGKGGNGCASLRREANVPKGGPDGGDGGKGGDVIFRGTNRLMSLYDFRLHRHYFARNGEGGMGRDRYGKAADDLYVELPVGTLLYEVTEHEDGTTSEKLIADLVEDGTEVVICEGGKGGRGNLHFKSSTNRTPRYAEPGFPGEEKRIRLELKILADVGLLGLPSAGKSTFISKVSAARPKIAAYPFTTLVPNLGVIENDDYTRMVIADIPGLIEGAHEGRGLGITFLKHVERTRFLVHILAAEDLNRDDPMDGYEMLTQELREYSAELGEKAQIKAINKIDTLSEEELADIKAKVEASGEKVYFISALTGEGVEDLLQAMWEHLAKIDAVAAAEVEE, from the coding sequence ATGCGTTTTGTAGACGAGGCGACCATTCTCGTTCGTTCCGGCAAGGGCGGCAACGGCTGTGCAAGCCTGCGCCGTGAGGCCAACGTGCCCAAGGGCGGCCCTGACGGCGGTGACGGCGGCAAGGGTGGTGACGTGATTTTTCGCGGCACCAATCGTCTGATGTCGCTGTACGACTTTCGGCTTCATCGTCACTACTTCGCCAGAAACGGTGAAGGTGGCATGGGCCGCGACCGTTACGGCAAGGCCGCGGACGATCTGTATGTCGAGCTGCCTGTCGGTACGCTGCTTTACGAGGTCACCGAGCATGAGGACGGCACCACGAGCGAAAAGCTCATAGCCGATCTCGTCGAGGACGGCACCGAAGTCGTCATCTGCGAAGGCGGCAAGGGCGGACGCGGCAACCTGCATTTCAAATCGTCCACCAACCGCACTCCCCGCTATGCCGAGCCCGGTTTTCCCGGTGAGGAAAAGCGAATTCGCCTTGAACTCAAGATTCTTGCCGACGTGGGATTGCTCGGCCTGCCCAGTGCCGGGAAATCCACATTCATTTCGAAAGTTTCCGCCGCGCGTCCGAAAATAGCGGCCTACCCCTTCACCACGCTTGTTCCCAATCTCGGCGTCATTGAAAATGACGATTATACCCGTATGGTCATTGCTGATATTCCGGGACTCATCGAAGGGGCGCACGAAGGACGCGGACTCGGCATCACTTTTCTCAAGCACGTGGAGCGTACCCGCTTCCTCGTTCATATTCTCGCTGCCGAAGATCTGAACCGCGACGATCCCATGGACGGTTACGAAATGCTTACGCAGGAATTGCGCGAGTACAGTGCCGAACTGGGGGAGAAGGCGCAGATCAAGGCCATCAACAAGATCGACACCCTGTCCGAAGAGGAATTGGCCGACATTAAAGCCAAGGTCGAAGCCTCCGGTGAAAAGGTCTATTTTATCTCCGCCCTCACCGGCGAAGGCGTCGAAGATCTGCTTCAGGCCATGTGGGAACATCTCGCCAAGATCGACGCAGTCGCGGCTGCCGAGGTTGAAGAGTAG
- the rpmA gene encoding 50S ribosomal protein L27: MAHKKAGGSSRNGRDSAGQRRGVKRFGGQEVVAGNILVRQLGTKFHPGEGVGMGRDYTLFALTDGIVKYEKYMRRKVVKTRVHVLPAEA, translated from the coding sequence ATGGCTCATAAAAAAGCTGGTGGTAGTTCCAGGAACGGTCGCGACAGCGCCGGTCAGAGGCGAGGCGTAAAACGTTTTGGCGGTCAGGAAGTTGTCGCAGGCAACATCCTCGTGCGTCAGCTCGGTACCAAATTTCACCCCGGCGAAGGCGTCGGCATGGGCAGGGATTACACTTTGTTTGCCCTGACCGATGGCATCGTCAAATACGAAAAGTACATGCGTCGCAAGGTCGTCAAGACCCGCGTGCACGTGCTGCCCGCCGAAGCCTAG
- a CDS encoding ComF family protein — protein MERGRPTLMRSLFKKIARWTGLSEKRCPVCSALMASGTGPVCPECAESMRPRTGGYCTKCGEMFGSNTDTPTICAACRLDPPQWDTLHFHGRYDGVLRDMILSYKFNGGLGKTRLLSNMAVAALQRSNFRTPDLIVPVPLHTKRLQWRGFNQSTELARALGRTLHRPVPKTALTRVRHTPPQTRLGLKERQSNIKNAFAADPDKVNGKVILMVDDVYTTGSTLGECTRTLRRAGAAGVDVLVLARAQQEPA, from the coding sequence ATGGAGCGAGGTCGCCCAACGCTGATGCGCTCCCTGTTCAAAAAAATCGCCCGCTGGACCGGATTATCCGAAAAGCGCTGCCCGGTCTGCTCGGCACTCATGGCTTCCGGCACAGGTCCGGTCTGCCCCGAGTGTGCCGAGTCCATGCGGCCGCGCACCGGCGGCTACTGCACAAAGTGCGGCGAAATGTTCGGCAGCAACACGGATACACCCACCATCTGTGCGGCGTGCCGTCTCGATCCACCGCAATGGGATACGCTCCATTTTCACGGACGGTATGACGGCGTGCTCCGGGACATGATCCTCAGCTACAAATTCAACGGAGGGCTGGGTAAAACACGCCTGCTCTCGAACATGGCTGTCGCCGCATTGCAACGCTCGAATTTCCGCACGCCCGATCTGATCGTCCCTGTCCCGCTGCACACGAAGCGGCTGCAATGGCGCGGCTTCAACCAGAGCACGGAGCTTGCCCGCGCACTGGGACGGACACTCCACAGGCCCGTTCCGAAAACAGCGCTCACCCGCGTCCGGCACACCCCGCCGCAGACACGCCTCGGCCTCAAGGAACGGCAGTCCAACATCAAAAACGCATTTGCCGCCGACCCGGACAAGGTCAACGGCAAAGTGATACTCATGGTGGATGATGTCTATACCACCGGCTCCACGCTCGGCGAATGCACCCGCACGCTCAGACGCGCCGGAGCCGCAGGGGTGGACGTACTTGTTCTGGCACGAGCGCAGCAGGAACCGGCCTAG
- a CDS encoding glycogen-binding domain-containing protein, protein MKNIHQKKLSDETIAQGIRSASESRPPADFVSRVMDGLEPKRLSFWTRVRLWLTEPRSMTFTPLRLIPAVATVVVLLAAGIWQFDRQYVPGNGNQPVRFVFRSDAVPASNVAVIGSFNNWQATGSMMRYDRSAEAWVLDMPLPPGNHEYMFLIDGEKFVEDPSAPLGRDDGFGNRNSIIIVDGAYEQAL, encoded by the coding sequence ATGAAAAATATTCATCAAAAGAAATTGTCGGATGAAACGATTGCCCAGGGGATTCGTTCCGCCTCGGAATCGCGTCCTCCGGCTGATTTCGTTTCCAGAGTCATGGATGGGCTGGAGCCGAAAAGACTTTCTTTCTGGACGAGGGTTCGGCTGTGGCTGACCGAACCCCGTTCCATGACCTTCACGCCTCTTCGCCTGATTCCTGCCGTGGCGACGGTGGTCGTGCTGTTGGCGGCAGGGATTTGGCAGTTTGACAGGCAGTACGTTCCGGGCAATGGCAATCAACCCGTTCGTTTCGTGTTTCGCAGTGACGCCGTGCCGGCCAGCAATGTGGCGGTGATCGGTTCGTTCAACAACTGGCAGGCGACCGGGTCCATGATGCGTTATGACCGGTCGGCCGAAGCTTGGGTGCTTGATATGCCGCTTCCGCCCGGAAATCATGAGTACATGTTTCTGATCGACGGCGAGAAGTTTGTCGAGGATCCCTCTGCCCCGTTGGGAAGGGATGACGGATTCGGGAACAGGAACTCCATTATCATAGTGGATGGAGCGTATGAGCAGGCTCTGTAA
- a CDS encoding MBL fold metallo-hydrolase, which produces MDIQTFPLGPLQTNCYVLAGDTEAVVVDPGGAPDAVLNYLKSNGLTLTHILNTHLHFDHTYGNKALAEATGAPILCSEEDAGLLETELGQGGMFGLPPVDAFTPEFIAPGETTYAGFKCSIFHTPGHSTGSLTFYFPEANAAFVGDLIFYRSIGRTDFPGGDLNVLKQSVKDHIFTLPKETQLFSGHGQMTTVGDEMTHNPFLSDF; this is translated from the coding sequence ATGGATATACAGACTTTTCCCCTCGGCCCGCTTCAGACCAACTGTTACGTACTGGCGGGCGACACCGAAGCCGTGGTCGTGGACCCGGGAGGCGCACCCGACGCCGTGCTGAACTATCTCAAGTCCAACGGCCTGACGCTCACGCATATCCTGAACACGCATCTGCACTTCGACCACACCTACGGCAACAAGGCGCTTGCCGAGGCCACCGGCGCACCCATCCTGTGCAGTGAAGAAGACGCCGGACTCCTTGAAACCGAACTCGGTCAGGGCGGCATGTTCGGCCTGCCCCCGGTGGACGCTTTCACGCCGGAATTCATCGCGCCGGGAGAAACCACATACGCCGGTTTCAAATGCAGCATATTCCACACTCCCGGGCATTCCACGGGCAGCCTCACCTTCTACTTCCCCGAAGCGAATGCGGCTTTTGTCGGTGATCTGATATTCTATCGCTCCATCGGCCGCACCGATTTCCCGGGCGGAGACCTGAACGTCCTGAAACAATCCGTCAAGGACCACATATTCACCCTGCCCAAGGAAACGCAGTTGTTCTCCGGCCACGGACAGATGACAACCGTGGGCGACGAAATGACGCACAACCCCTTTCTTTCTGACTTCTAG
- a CDS encoding class I SAM-dependent methyltransferase, whose protein sequence is MSNAKALEIWEKRAELHAAKKGSMIRNLSSEQYNDNWWAHISPLLDEIKGGKILEAGCGTGRWAERLVPMGFDLVLSDFSPNMIAKAREHAAKLGYEKDARFEVLDVCDLHSLTDDSFDMVISTGEPITLCADPEQAIAEYCRVVRPGGYVLCDAGNRIRKAYDLATKKPSAKILQVLETGQYTSANGMELHLLSPEILTGIFAKLGMELKTLAGITPMGTFPPDPLMTKALEDDDTYRAMETINREYATRPEIINLSHRLIAVARKPL, encoded by the coding sequence ATGAGCAACGCCAAGGCACTTGAAATATGGGAAAAACGGGCCGAGCTGCACGCCGCAAAGAAAGGTTCCATGATCAGGAACCTTTCCTCGGAACAATACAACGACAATTGGTGGGCGCACATTTCACCCCTGTTGGATGAAATCAAGGGCGGCAAAATCCTCGAAGCAGGATGCGGTACGGGGCGCTGGGCCGAAAGGCTCGTACCCATGGGGTTCGACCTCGTTCTTTCGGACTTCTCCCCCAACATGATCGCCAAGGCGAGAGAGCATGCTGCCAAACTCGGATACGAAAAGGATGCCCGGTTCGAGGTGCTTGACGTCTGCGACCTGCACAGCCTGACCGACGACAGCTTCGACATGGTCATTTCCACGGGCGAGCCCATCACTCTCTGCGCCGACCCGGAACAGGCCATTGCCGAATACTGCCGGGTCGTTCGTCCCGGAGGCTACGTGCTCTGCGATGCAGGCAACAGAATCCGCAAGGCCTATGATCTGGCAACGAAAAAGCCCTCGGCAAAAATACTGCAAGTTCTTGAAACCGGGCAATACACTTCCGCCAACGGGATGGAGCTTCATCTCCTCAGCCCGGAAATACTGACAGGGATATTTGCAAAGCTGGGCATGGAACTGAAGACCCTTGCGGGCATCACGCCCATGGGCACCTTTCCGCCCGACCCGCTGATGACCAAGGCGCTGGAAGATGACGACACCTACCGAGCCATGGAAACGATCAACCGGGAGTATGCCACACGCCCGGAAATCATCAATCTGAGCCACCGCCTGATCGCGGTTGCGCGCAAGCCTCTCTAG